The window TCCCCAATTCCATACAACAGCCCCCCACACTTACCAGACCTGCAGCTTGATCTTCTTCCCATCGATGTCCACCGTCCGGATTTTGAAGTCAATCCCTGGgatggaaaaagagagagagaggctggTGACGCTGGGGCTGCGCCGGCACTGGGAGGGGATGCCGGAGCAGGGCAAGGAGCTGCTGTAAACAGCTCCACTCCCAGTCCCAGCCTCTTAAATTCCCAGTAACCATCTGGCATCGTGaaaaatggggtgggggggcaaaGTCCAGGCCTGACACTGGCTGCAGCGACTGGGAGAGGGTCACCGGCGTACCCGAGCCTGTGCCGGATACAGCATTCCTGCCGGATGGCATCACCCCGCACGGCTGCCTGCGATGCTGCCCTCAgcagggggggaaaggggggaagaGATGGACGGAGCTGCcggatccccccccccccacaaaaGCTGGCCgatgtttccccccccccccaaactccCACTTCCCTGCACCCCcctccctgctcagccccaTTTCAGGACATGCTGGACGCCCCATTTCAGgggccgaggaggaggaggaggaagggctggatgggctggggggcagccccCAGGCCAGGGGGACGATGGTGGGGCACAGCAGggaccccagcccagccagcagctggcagccGGCATGTCTGCACCAGAGTTTATGGCATGGGCTGTGCCGGGGcggctgctccagcctcaggAAATGGCTTTACCAGCGCGGTGGAaactcagaggaggaggaggaggacggggcAGCGGACACCAGGGTCCCGCTCGGTGGTGGCTGCAGGGCAGTGTCGGGTCTCGtccagcaccaccagcaccgTGCCAGCTTCCCTGGCCATGCAGCCCCTAGAAATGGCTCAGACCCTCTGTTCACCGGCCGGGACGAGGCACAGAGCGTGGTGCAGCTGTGTTTGTTGCTGGTGGGGTTCCCAGTGGGGCTCCCAGTGGGGTCCCTGCTGTCCCATCGTAGCTGGGGTGCGGGCAGGGACCTGGCTGTTGTCCGGCCGCCTCGGGGTGCACGGTGGGGAGGAGACAGGAGGGGAGACACCGGGGCCAGCAGCCCTGGTGAGTCCCCAGCATTGGGGTAGGGAGGTCCCTGGGATGGGGGTCTGCAGGgtggggggtccctggggtggggggtccctggggtggggggtcccctggggtggggggtccccGTGGGGTGCCGCTCACACACCAATGGTGGAGATGTAGGTGCTGGTGAAGTTGTCCTCGGCGAAGCGGATGATGAGGCAGGTCTTGCCCACGCCACTGTCCCCGATCAGCAGCAGCTTGAAGAGGTGGTCGTAGGCCTTGGCCAtggcccccgcccgccgccgcctccgccaCCGGgacccggccccggccccgagcCCGGACCGCCCACCCCCCGGGCGGGGACTCTCCCGGAGCCCTGCCCCGCCGCCATGACGTCACCACCACCCCCCGTTACGTCACCGCAGGGGGATCGGCCAACGTCACGACTCCGACCCCTCTCCTTAGGCGCCCCTCCCAAGATGGCGTCACACGGAGCGACCTTCCCAAGATGGCGGCACCCAGTCTGACCTTCCCAAGATGGCCGCTCCGCTTTTCCCTACCCGCGACTTTCCCAACATGGCCGCCCGGCCGCGACATTTCCTCACTTCCGCCCGTGCGGGGGAACCCCCGTAGCGGATATAGCGGCTCCCGCTTCCGGCCGCGTCCCTTTTCGGTCGCGGCTGCCACCACGCCAACATGCCCGTGAGTGCGGGACCGGGCACCGGGCGCCGGGCAGCGACACCCGGGAGGGGCTGGGCGGGGCCGGGCACCGCCGCACGGCGGGGGGGAGGGcgggagggtgggagggaggtggcagGGCCCGGGGGGCGGCCTGGCGGGGTGGGCCCTGACTGCCGCCATCTCCACGGCGGGGGCCCCAAGATGGCGGCGGGCGGGCTGAGGGGGGGGACACACCGATCGCTAACCGGGCTTGTCCCCGCAGCTGGCGAAGGACTTGCTGCACCCTTCCCCcgaggaggagaagaggaagcacAAGAAGAAGCGGCTGGTGCAAAGCCCCAACTCCTACTTTATGGACGTCAAATGCCCGGGTAGGGCGGGCGGGCGGACCCGGGGGGTGGGCAACGCGGTGCCGCTGTCCCTCCCGCGCCCCTCAGAGCTCGCCTTTTGTTCCCCGCCAGGTTGCTACAAGATCACTACGGTGTTTAGCCACGCTCAGACCGTCGTTTTGTGCGTGGGTTGTTCGACCGTGCTGTGCCAACCCACGGGGGGAAAGGCGAGGCTGACAGAAGGTGGGTAGCAGGGTCGGGGGCAGCCTCCTCAGGGAGCTCCCAGAGCGGTCTTGGCACCCGAGGCAgctcagaatcatagaatgattgaggttggaaaagacctctaagatcctcaagtccagctgtcagcccaacacccccagcccTCCTAAAGCATgcccccaagtgccacatctacacggtttttgaacacccctagagatggtgactcccccacgtttctgggcagcctgttccagtgcctgagcattctttttcctaatacccaatgttcctaatatccaatccaGACAACCCCATATCCAGgtattttccctaatatccaacctaaacctcccctgacgcagcttgaggccgtttcctctcacctgtcactggtgacttgggagcagagaccagcccccccctcactccagcccctctcaggcagttgcacagagcgataaggtctcccctcagcctcctcttctccaggcttgtGGAGACATGGC of the Phalacrocorax aristotelis chromosome 25, bGulAri2.1, whole genome shotgun sequence genome contains:
- the RPS27 gene encoding small ribosomal subunit protein eS27 is translated as MPLAKDLLHPSPEEEKRKHKKKRLVQSPNSYFMDVKCPGCYKITTVFSHAQTVVLCVGCSTVLCQPTGGKARLTEGCSFRRKQH